In Metopolophium dirhodum isolate CAU chromosome 5, ASM1992520v1, whole genome shotgun sequence, the sequence CTTGAacagatttataatatacaacttggTTGgaaacacgatttaagatatacgataaggtatatcttaaatcgtggttggAAATAAGGTAAGGgaaagaaatttattattttaaaaataaagtgataATAAAAtcggtgataactgataacgatAACGATGTCGGCCATCTTGAAGCCTTTCGAATTTCCTATCGCTAGACGCTTGTGTGAACATACCGAAGGGTCAGTTTGGCCTTTGGCCCCTGATAAGAATTATAGCTGATAAAGCAATCTCATCAGTCGTCACTATTCACtgttaaaaattcgaaaaattgaaaaacgtacctatttaatgcttattaaaatttttattttctaccaCAATATTAAACAGGGAATccaattactaaaaatatatcctTTATTAATGAGATGATCGATATAACCTCGACATAACCGGGAAAACCATCATGTCAGCATTTAATTCTAGTGGGCCCGCGGAGATATTGAGAGCGGAACAAAAAGACGAGGAACTTTACGAACGGATCAATCGACAGTTATGTGGATTTCTTCTGAAACTCaaaggtaatattaatttactataattaagTATGGTAATACATGATTGTTGTTGAGTATGTCGTCCTAAACATAGCCCACTGctgctaattattaatttttttttaggacatGTCTttgttaatgtaaataaaaagaaCATCTTTTGCACATCACAATTACTTTACTATACACTTACGACGCTATCTAAGCTCCAAACATTGGGCGAAGAATATACAAAAATCGTTCAAGTTGGAAAAACTGGAAAACACATTCCAGGACTTATggtaataaaaatgcaaattataGTTGGGTAAACAATTGTTCAcaaagatttttttcatttacagcAAAGCACTGGTATGATATTATCCCACGTGTTTGGAGACAGACTCATCATCTTTGCTTTGGATCGTTTGATCTATTATGTTCAATATAACAAATCGATAACGAGTCAAGCCAAAGatcaaattatacatattgCAACGACCATCAAATCTCTTGTTCCATTGTTGCAAAGCCTCAAcagagtattattttattgggaCGGTTCCTTTTATACGTGGGCCAAACGATTTTTCTTCATCAAATATGTAAGCAAGGgcttaaacttttaacttaagaTGACTTCACAATTTGATGTCTCCGTCGTACAAGTGTGTAACAttgcaaatttacgctcagcagatcacgtttagcttcattattttaaaaattagagtgtttacattatatatgcaaaagttgctaaaaaaattaactcgtaaAAAACCCACTTACAAActcagataatgttcttaccatcgtccatcaagtttcataataggtcatttcactctaatttttaaactaacgaagcaAAACATGATCTGCTAagcatacattttctattaaacgcacttgtaagacagagacaacaaatgcaatGTCCTCTTAAATagcttaaattttaatgtttattaatattaatttttttgaagataTATTCAATTCTGTGGTACCATCCTAAGCGGCCGTTACATGTGTTTAAAATTCTGAGTGTGTTGACTGGCATCCATTTGAGTGTACTCATAATCATGGCCGTATTTAAAACCCCAAAAGTACAAAAGAACGCAAAAGAACCTCATAGTAAGCCAATTCCATTGAGCAGCAGCAGTAAATGTTCTCTTTGTTTAGAACCAAAACAAAACACCTCACTTTCGTTTTGTGGACATCTGTTTTGTTGGTATTGTATTCATGAATGGCTGCAGACTAATAACTTTTGTCCAATATGCCGTAAAGCACTAAATCCTAGAATGGTAGTACCATTACAAAATTTTACTTAGGAAAGCCgtaaacaaatttattgtacaattgCGCATTTAATTAGGGAACAGGGAAACATAATTGTTCtgctatttttattgattagtaaattattattgtatttgacaagaaatttttatatgatctaaaaaaagtaacttattgtCAATCTATTTTGATTAGGTACTCAGTagataatcaaattattttgtaataggtatttttattgatggtttatttttataaaaaaaaattacaacagattaatgtattaattaattcattttttgtgTATGCCCCACTTACCTATATACTTACACACTTAAGGGATTTGTTAAtccaagtttaaaataataattatttttataattttattaccattGCCAAATACTTTTTGTTAAGAAATTTCTTGTTTACTAATAATGGGAGTTGTTTGTCATTTATAACACTTGCATCAGCcttaattctttaataattgtattaaaatattaaattttattatcatcaaatgATTTCTAATGGAAGTATAAgaatttgtacattatatattcaaattagtgtagattaaagtaaatatacttaaattataagcgtttaaactttaaagaattttaatatttctaatgtaatatagtataatgcaATGTATTGGGTAACTATTTAATTGCTTGTTATGGACAAatattgattacaatttaattaggtaaaccttaattaaaaaaattaaataatttatcagaaaattgaatatttcaaataaaatataaatactaattatcatatgataatttattagaaaactCAACAACTATTTTGATaacattaataatgataaagcaaatatttaactatttatatgtaGTAttgtcaaaaaaagaaaataatattctattctcACACAAAttgctaaataattaaataaatacatcatagatgaatattatttttactaaccaGTAACAGTGAATGCTTACAGGATCTcctattttatatatgtatattattataattataatatatatttatatatttaacattttaattatatattattgtgttgcaTTGATTGTCATCCAGCAGTGTCATAATTAGAAGGTTGATATAGGATCTAGAAGACATTAGACAATTtgtcaaaagaaaatattacattttaacattgatgtacacatttttttacaggttggttggtaataaataataagttcattgttcataattttacattaaataattctccagtactaattactatattatatataaataataactcatttgtatctattaactattatatattatgattgataCTAGTACTTATTACCTACTACTTTTCCATTCGATGGTGAAGTATACAGGGTCTTATGATGACTATATGTcatggtaaaaacatttttagggggggggggggggtgattgGACACATTATGGTAAgcaataacataaaacaaaaattaaaatatttacagtcacataatatttatatctattaaatatcTATCTTTTATTCTATGATATCACATTAAGGGGATTATTAAgagtggtaggtacctactgaaataTATGCAGTGCATCATGgcttaaaaatgtttaccacACCACTGTATCTATTTAGTTCTAATATAACCATTATTTACAGCCATATAGCCACTAAGTCAATGTAAGACATGTTAAATCActcttaatagttaatttccAAAATGTCTTtccgtattattaaaataaaatgtcttaacAAATTgtcaacgaaaaaaaatataagttaattaaaaatctaataataacaCAGGGAACTAGAAACCCTTCtactaactaaataaaatatttcaaactcaaaatatttaataaataaaatagcacAGGTGTTCCCAAGACCCAAGTGCACAGtgcataaatgtatagtatctatacaaaatttaaattcattataaatattataataacactgcATACTCCATAGTCcatagtaggtatgtattttacaTAGGTTCTATGCATTTgtacatgtataaatatattatctatctaGATGAGTATAAACGAATGTCTTCAAAAGTGCTTGGCTTatcgtatttataattatttataaaaacattcatCTTTggctctttatattataataatctttaaaattaatataaatgtcacAGTTTAATTGACACGCAGATAAGATGTTTTTAATTcgtagatattaatataatatgatgtacgaCGCGTCG encodes:
- the LOC132945943 gene encoding uncharacterized protein LOC132945943 — protein: MSAFNSSGPAEILRAEQKDEELYERINRQLCGFLLKLKGHVFVNVNKKNIFCTSQLLYYTLTTLSKLQTLGEEYTKIVQVGKTGKHIPGLMQSTGMILSHVFGDRLIIFALDRLIYYVQYNKSITSQAKDQIIHIATTIKSLVPLLQSLNRVLFYWDGSFYTWAKRFFFIKYIYSILWYHPKRPLHVFKILSVLTGIHLSVLIIMAVFKTPKVQKNAKEPHSKPIPLSSSSKCSLCLEPKQNTSLSFCGHLFCWYCIHEWLQTNNFCPICRKALNPRMVVPLQNFT